TGAACTGTCTTTTCCAATTAAGATGAATTGGCGCAAAGCACAGGGATTGCCCTGATTCGCAGCCTTGAAAATACGGACCGATACATATATAAATTAAGAAAAATTTAATATACACAACAGCATTTATACTTTATGTGTCGACTCAATTGGCTTTTTGGACTACAACTCCTTTTTTTTATTATCCTGTTTCCCTTTCCCGGGTTGTCTCATCCCCATGTATTCATTTCCCAGCGCACTGATTTTGTGTTTGATGATAAAGGCTTGGCTGGTTTCAGGGTGAACTGGACCTTTGACGAAATGTTTTCCGTCATGATCAGCGAGGATTTTGACTCGGACCATAACCAGGTCCTGGATGCCCAAGAAGTGGCGGTGATTAAAGAAAAAGCCTTTGGATATATTGCCCCGTACAATTATTATATCCATGTTAAAATTGACGGAAAACCCTTTGAGGTGAAGTTCATCAAGACATTTAATGCATGGCTTGATAACGGCACCGTCTGCTATGAATTTTTCATACCCTGCCATGTCTTGGCTGCGGATACGCCCAAGCAGGTCGTGGTATCGCCCTATGATCCGGAGTACTACTCCGATATCTATTTTCCGGATAAAACGCCTTTGACGATGGAAAACGCAGGAGCCTTTTCCACTGAGATACTGACAGCCCGGGACCAATCCACCCTGATTTATTATGAAACGGTAAATCCCATGGCAATTTTTCTTTCGTTTAAACGAAAATAAACGCTTGGGTTACCAGCGGGCGCTGATATATTCATGGGCCTGACTCATGCCAAGGGGAATGGAAGATGCCCCGGCCCGAATGTAAAACGCTTCTTTGCCCTGGTCTG
This window of the uncultured Desulfobacter sp. genome carries:
- a CDS encoding DUF1007 family protein, yielding MCRLNWLFGLQLLFFIILFPFPGLSHPHVFISQRTDFVFDDKGLAGFRVNWTFDEMFSVMISEDFDSDHNQVLDAQEVAVIKEKAFGYIAPYNYYIHVKIDGKPFEVKFIKTFNAWLDNGTVCYEFFIPCHVLAADTPKQVVVSPYDPEYYSDIYFPDKTPLTMENAGAFSTEILTARDQSTLIYYETVNPMAIFLSFKRK